A genomic window from Blastococcus saxobsidens DD2 includes:
- a CDS encoding acetamidase/formamidase family protein — protein MTLEVVSLNPEPGQYRYSFGGAPEPLLRVQPGTVVELTTEDCFGGRVTSTGDLPSQVCDFSQLNPVTGPIHVEGAEPGDTIAVHFVDIAPVRDWAVSTTFPHFGALTATHSTAMLHDALEDVVWVYEVDRVRGTCLFRPRRGGPEVELPLDPMHGTVGVAPAGGEVFASITPGAHGGNMDTPELRAGTTAYFGVNVPGAQLAIGDGHCRQGEGEVCGTAVEAAMRTVVVVDLIKGAGTPWPRPETDDFLMSTGSARPHEDAYRVSQHDLVTWAAELTGWDTLDAYQLVSQAGLAPTGNVVDTNYTMVAKLAKKYLGRAGVTVAGGVHDRLRQTGAAYLAQG, from the coding sequence GGTCGTCTCGCTCAACCCCGAGCCCGGCCAGTACCGCTACAGCTTCGGCGGAGCGCCGGAGCCGCTGCTCCGGGTGCAGCCGGGCACCGTCGTGGAGCTGACCACCGAGGACTGCTTCGGCGGCCGGGTGACCAGCACCGGCGACCTGCCCAGCCAGGTCTGCGACTTCTCGCAGCTGAACCCGGTCACCGGCCCGATCCACGTGGAGGGCGCGGAGCCCGGCGACACCATCGCCGTGCACTTCGTCGACATCGCCCCGGTGCGCGACTGGGCGGTGTCCACGACGTTCCCGCACTTCGGGGCGCTCACCGCCACCCACAGCACCGCCATGCTGCACGACGCCCTGGAGGATGTCGTGTGGGTGTACGAGGTCGACCGCGTGCGGGGCACCTGCCTGTTCCGCCCCCGCCGCGGCGGCCCGGAGGTGGAGCTCCCGCTCGACCCGATGCACGGGACCGTGGGCGTGGCCCCGGCCGGCGGCGAAGTCTTCGCCAGCATCACGCCGGGCGCGCACGGCGGGAACATGGACACCCCCGAACTGCGCGCCGGCACGACGGCGTACTTCGGCGTCAACGTCCCCGGCGCGCAGCTGGCCATCGGCGACGGCCACTGCCGGCAGGGTGAGGGCGAGGTGTGCGGCACCGCCGTCGAGGCGGCCATGCGCACCGTCGTCGTCGTCGACCTCATCAAGGGCGCGGGCACCCCGTGGCCGCGGCCGGAGACCGACGACTTCCTCATGTCCACCGGCTCCGCCCGCCCCCACGAGGACGCCTACCGGGTGAGCCAGCACGACCTCGTGACCTGGGCCGCCGAACTGACCGGCTGGGACACCCTGGACGCCTACCAGCTGGTCAGCCAGGCGGGGCTCGCCCCTACCGGCAACGTCGTGGACACGAACTACACGATGGTGGCCAAGCTGGCCAAGAAGTACCTGGGCCGTGCGGGCGTCACGGTCGCCGGCGGCGTGCACGACCGGCTCCGGCAGACCGGCGCGGCGTACCTGGCCCAGGGGTAG
- a CDS encoding Rho termination factor N-terminal domain-containing protein — protein MTNETPNTPGLSETELREMTVDDLRRRAKDDGVEGTSSMKKEELVDAISQAYEEDRGDGGDKGGDKGGGEAGEPGDRGPDDGHLRTGDQTSKSLKYSQEITSLDEDPERAGRSLATTSHEVVRRWAEDRGGVPATVEGTEHGDHLGVLRFDFGGDSENLRHVSWDEWFDTFDARKLNFLYQEERKDGNQSTFFRLESPDREDA, from the coding sequence ATGACGAACGAGACGCCGAACACCCCCGGTTTGAGCGAGACCGAGCTGCGCGAGATGACGGTGGACGACCTCCGCCGGCGCGCCAAGGACGACGGCGTGGAGGGCACGTCGTCGATGAAGAAGGAAGAACTCGTCGACGCGATCTCCCAGGCGTACGAGGAGGACCGTGGCGACGGCGGCGACAAGGGCGGCGACAAGGGCGGCGGCGAGGCCGGCGAGCCGGGTGACCGCGGCCCCGACGACGGTCACCTGCGCACCGGCGACCAGACGTCGAAGTCGCTGAAGTACTCGCAGGAGATCACCTCGCTGGACGAGGACCCCGAGCGCGCGGGACGCAGCCTCGCCACCACCAGCCACGAGGTCGTCCGCCGCTGGGCCGAGGACCGGGGCGGTGTCCCGGCCACGGTGGAGGGCACCGAGCACGGCGACCACCTCGGCGTCCTGCGCTTCGACTTCGGCGGCGACTCCGAGAACCTCCGCCACGTCAGCTGGGACGAGTGGTTCGACACCTTCGACGCCCGGAAGCTCAACTTCCTCTACCAGGAGGAGCGCAAGGACGGGAACCAGAGCACCTTCTTCCGCCTGGAGAGCCCCGACCGCGAGGACGCCTGA